Within the Litorilinea aerophila genome, the region CAACGACCTCTACGCCGGCACCCACGCCGGCCTCTACCGCCTGCGGGCCAGCGCCTCCGTGTGGGAACCGGTCCCCGGCATCCCCGCCGGCAACATCGTCTTCAGCCTGCTCACCGACGGCGACACCCTATACGCCGGAACAGGCATCGGCCTCTTCCGCAGCCCGGACGGCAACACGTGGGAACAGGTGCCCAACTTTCCCAGCACCATCGTCTACGACATGGCCAGCACCGGCCGACTTCTGGTGGCGGCCACCGAGAACGGCCTCTGGACCGGAGCGGGGGATAGCTGGCAACAGGCCACCATCAACGGAGTGCCTTACGGCGGCGTCGCCTACGCCATCGCCAACATTCCCCAGGCCCCCCGCACCCTCTACGCGGCTACGGCCACCGACTGGATCTTGCGCAGCGACGACGAAGGGGTGACCTTCTACCTGCCTGCCAACATGCCACCGCTGGATGTCCAGGCCGCGCTGGCCACCGCCACCCCCACCTTTACGCCGTCGCCCACGCCCACGGACACCCCAACGCCCACCGCGACGGCCACGGAGACGCCCACGCCCACCCCCACCTTCACGCCGTCCCCGACCCCCACGGAGACGCCGCTGCCGACCGATACGCCCACGGCCACCGAGGCCCCTCTGGACGTGCCCCCGACCCCGTCCATCGAATCCTCTGCCCCCCTGACGGGGACAGGCATCCTGACCATCCCGGTGCCCCTGACGGCGACCGCTCCCATCAGCATCCCCCTGCCGCTGCCTGGGGAATCGCCTGCCGCACCCGAGTCGACGCCGGCCCAGGTGGCGCCCGGTCAGGCCATTACCGAAGGGGTGACATTGCCGGAGGTCCCGCTGCCCACGCCCACCGCAGCGCCCCAGGAGGCGTCGACCGCCTCGCCCACGGCGACGGACACCCCCTCCCCGGTGCCCACTGCCACGCCCACCGCGACGGCCACGGAGACGCCCACTGTGACGCCCACGGCGACACCTACCGTGACGCCCACGGCCACGCCGACCCGGGTGCCCATCGACGTGGTGGCCACCATCTACGCCAGCCTGCCACCGGTTTTTGTCGGGGCCGGCCTGCTGCTGGCCCTGGTCGTCCTTGCCGCCGGCTTTTCCATCATCCGCGGACCCCGCGATATCTGAGCGATTTCTAACGCCGGCCCTGACGTTTGAAGTGGGGAGATTGAAGTGGGAAGATTGAAGTGGGGAGATGCCACCCATGAAGCTGGAAGCGCATCCTGAAAGTTCACCCACAGCCCAGCGGGCTACCATGACCCTGGCCCAATTGCTGGCCCATCTGCCGGACGCGCAGCTCCATGTCCCGGCGGATGCCGCCACCGTGCGCATCCAGGCGGTGACCCACGACAGCCGAGCTGTGGAACCAGGTACCCTCTTTGTGGCTGTGCGGGGCGAAACTCTGGATGGCCATCGCTTCCTGCCCGATGCCTGCGCGCGGGGGGCCGTGGCCGGGCTGGGTACCCGTTCTCCCGCAGAGCTGCAGGCCGAAGGGGTTGACCTGCCTGCGGACTTTCCCTATGTCCAGGTAGCCAACAGCCGAGAAGCCCTGGCCACCTGCGCCGCCGTCCTCCATGACTTCCCCAGTCGTCGCCTGACGGTGATCGGCGTTACCGGCACCGACGGCAAGACCACGACCTGTACCCTGCTGGAGAGTATCCTCCGCGCGGCCACCCGCGAGGAGGGCGATCCCGCGGGCCGGGTCGGCGTCATCACCACCGTGGCGGCCCGTATCCGGGGTCAAGAAAGCGACACCGGCCTCCACGTGACCACGCCGGACGCGCCTGCGGTGCAGCACTACCTGGCCCAGATGGTCCAGGCTGGCTGCCGTTACGCGGTGGTGGAGAGCACCAGCCATGGGCTGGATCAGGGACGGGTCAGCGCGGTGGACTTCGACGTGGCGGCCGTGACCAACATCACCCACGAGCATCTGGACTATCACCGGACCCGAGAGGCCTACGTCCAGGCCAAGGCCCGTCTGTTTCGTTTTCTCTACCTCTCACCGCCCAAGCCCGGGGTTCCCCGTTGCGCGGTCCTGAACGCGGATGACCCCGGCAGCTTTGCCGCGCTGCAGTCGGTCCTGGCCATGGAAGCGGAACGGCGTGGCTTTACGGTGCCGGTGCGCACCTATGGCCTGGCCGGGCAGGGTAGTGGCCACCCAGACGTGACGGCCGCGGACCTCCAGGTGGAGCCGGCCCAAACCCGTTTCCAGTTACACTGGTGGGGCGGCGCCTTTCCGGTGGAAACCCGACTCATCGGCGAATTCAACGTCTACAACATCCTCTGTGCCGCCACCGTGGCGTTGGCCCTGGAGGTGCCGGTCCCGGCCATCCAGGCCGGCATTGCCGAGCTTTCCGGCGTCACCGGGCGGATGGAGCGCATCGATCGGGGACAACCCTTCCTGGCCATCGTGGACTTTGCTCATTCGCCCGCCAGCCTGGAGCGTGCCCTGCGGGTGCTTCGCCAGCTCCTGGAACAGCGCGCCAGCGGGGCCCCGGCTGGTCGCCTGATCGCCGTCTTCGGCAGCGCCGGCCTCCGGGATCGGGAGAAGCGACGGCTGATGGGGCAGGTGAGTGGCCGCCTGGCCGACTTCACCGTCATCACCGCGGAGGATCCCCGCACCGAGGACCTGGATGCCATCAACCGGGCCATTGCCGAAGGGGTGCGGGAGTACGCCCCGGAGACTGCCTTTGCCATCGTGCCAGACCGGGCGGAAGCCATCCAGTTTGCCGTGGACATGGCCCGGCCTGGGGATATCGTGGCCGCCTTCGGCAAGGGGCATGAGCGCAGCATGTGTTTTGGTACCACCGAGTATCCGTGGAGTGATCAGGAGGCCATGGCCGCCGCCCTGGAACGGGCCATGGGCCGCCGCCCGGCAGGGTGACCTGGGCGCTGTCCATCCATCCGTCCGGGGGCAATCAGGATGGGCGAATCATGATTGCCCCTACATCTTCCAACGGCAAATTTGAGGAGGGATCCGAAGAGGGCGGCCCGCCGTTGACGGCTTCTCCCTCTGGGTATGGGATGGCTGGAAAGGGCTCCGTTCCCCAGGTGTAGATAGTGCTTGTGTCCTGCGGGAAGATGTTGTATGATTGACGCCAGTTGTCAAACACCTTCCTATGGCGGAGTACGTATCCCAGGCTGGATCTCACCGCAGCCAACAGAGATCGCACTCCCGGATGCCTGATTCTCATGTCATGGTTCTCATCAGCCGTGTAACGCGGCTTTTATCATCAGCTATCAACCCACCTCAAAGGAGACTGGACATGCAGGCGAAACCAAAGATTCTTCGGATCTTAGTTGTCGCACTCATTGTCAGTCTGGTATTGGGCGCCTGCGGCGGGGGAAATACGGGTAAGACGTGGTTCAACCTACCGTCGATACCGGTACGGGTCCAGAGCAATGGTGTAGCCAGTGTCTTTGGCTTCAACATTGGCCCGGTGCTCCAGCCATCGCTGATCCAACAGTTGCAGTCGGCCAATGTCCAGAAGCTTGAAATCCGCATCGGCTACAACGGCATCCATGTCTACGCCAACGGCCGGGATCTGCCCTATATCAGCTGGGACCAGGAATCGGTCGCAACCCTGCAGGATGTGCTGACCCGCCTGCCCAACGTACCCAATGGGGCGACGATTGCTCGAGTTTTGCCCTGGCTGCGGACCATCGGCACCGGCGTGGCCCTGAACCTGCCCCCGGCCCAGGGCGCTGCCCCGCTGGATATCCCCCGCTGGCGTGGCGAGACGACGGTTTCGCCTGAATCCCCGGCAGAGACGACCATTGGCCCGTTCAACATCGCCAGCCTGGTCTTCGATCCCCAGGGCAACGCCATCATCGAGGGCGTCCCGGTGTCGACCCTGGAGCAGGCGTTGGGGATGGCCCTGCCCCTCCGGCTGGATCCCAACACCCTGGGCCTGCTGCAGTCCATCGGCGCCGAGAAGGTCACCATCGCCACCCACCCCAACGGCATCAACCTGAGCCTGAACGACCGGCCGCTGCCAGGCATCGCCTACGACAGCGCTTCCCTGAACCAGCTGTTGGAGCTGGCCCCCGCCTTTGTCGCCGACCCGGCCCTGCTGGCCACCCTGCAGGATCTGGTGCCCCAGCTGCCGGGAGCCCAGATCAGCGTGGTGGTCTCCTTCACGGGCGAGGCGGTAGCCGAGACCGAGCTGGCACCCATTTCCATTTCGGTGGAACCTGACGGCTCCCTGCGGGCCTTCGGCCTGCCTGTGGTCCCAGAACCCGTGGTGCCAGCGGATGTGATCCAGAAGCTCCAGGCCGCCAACCTCCAGCGGCTGCGGGTCCAGGTGGCCTCGGATGGCCTCTTCATTGCCGCCAACGAGCAGACCCTGCCCACCATCACCTGGACCGATGAATCCCTCACCCGCCTGGCCGGCCTGGTGGGCCCCCTGGCGGACGTGAGTCCCGACCTGGTCACCAGCGCCCTGGACATCGTGCGGCGAACGGGCATCAGCCTGGATGTTCAGCTTCCCCTGGCCGAAGGCGCGACCCCTGTGGAGGTGCCCGCGGAAATCGACCGCACCATGGAGCCCCCGTCACTGGATGGCTTCACACCGCCGGTACTCCATGCCAGCTTCGCCTACAGTCAGCAGCAGCTGGCCGCCATCAACCACCTCACCTCCGAGGACCTGGCCCAGGTGGGTGTAACCCTGCCCGGCCTGCCGCCAGAGCTGGCCACCGTGATGCAGACTCTGGGCGTGCGCCAGCTAGCCCTGGTGACCGACCCCGGCCAGTTGAACGTCCTGCTGGACGGCCAGCCCGCGTTGACGGTGAACTATGACGCCGCTGCCCTGCAGAAGGCCCTGGACCTGGCCGAGCCCTTCCTGACGGACACTCCCCTGGCTGATCCTGGCGTGGAGACCTTGCTGCGGGAACAGATCCTGCCCCTGGTGCCCGGCGCCGATGTCAACGTCGCCGTGAACGTGCAGTGAACGGGTACGAATCTCGCCCACTGAACATCGTAAATAACAAAAGGGGCCGCCGATGTCGGCGGCCCCTTTTCTATCGACTCTCCCGGGGGCAGACCGGCCAGGGAGGCACCAACAGGGCCAGAGCCAGCCAGTTCCAGGCCGCCAGATCGGCCAGGGCCATGAAGGCATCCACCTGGGCATGGGCCAGGGCCGCCATCAGGCCGGCCAGGAGGCCACTTGCCACGGCCGGGGAGAGCCTGTGCCCCGGGGCGCCGGAGAGACCATTGCCGGCCCGGGTGGCTCGGACTAGGAAGAGGCCCGCTACCCCGAACCAGAGCAGCCCAGCCACGCCCCAGAAGGCAGCCAGCTCCAGCCAGAGGTTGTGGGGGTGGCGCAGGTTGGGATCCACGCCACTGGCCCCGGCCAGGTAGGCCGGAAAACGCCAAAAGAAGCCTCCCGGCCCCACGCCCAGCCAGGGCACATCCTGCCACAGCCGCAGGGTGCGTTGCCAGACCAGCAGCCGTTCGGCGACGGTGGCGCTGTTGCCCAGTCGCTGCGCCAACGGAAAAGCCGCCAGCGCCAGGAGCGTTGCTAGCAGGGCCGCCCCCATCCAGCGCTTTCCGCCCCCCAGGCCGGACCGCAGCCACGCAGAGCGGCCCAGCCAGGCCAGGGTCGCCAGGCCAGCCGGGATGCCCAGGAGGATCGCCCCTCGGCTGGCCGTCAACGCCAGAGCAACCGCCACCATGGCGCTGGCCAGCCAGCCGCCCACTCGCCGCCAGCCCGACTGCCATGTCCAGGCCAGGCCCAGCCCCAGGAAGAGCGTTCGCACCAGGTAGAGGGCCGTGTGGTTGGGGGAGAAGGTCGCTCCCACCAGGCGGCGCACGCCATCGGCCGTGGTGCCCCCACCGGCCAGCCAGCTACCCAGCCCCACCAGCGCCGCCAGCAGACCACCCCCGAAGAGGGCCAGGGCCATCCGGTGTCGTTCCCGTGGGGTGGTGGCCAGCAACCGCACCGCCCAGAAACCCGCCAACGGCATCAACGCCAGATCCCACAGGCCCCGCCCATAGGCCGCCCAGTGCCACACGTTCAGGCTGGCAGCCAGGTTGATGCCGAGCCAGGCCAGCGCCAGCCCATCCCAGCGATCCAGGGGCCAGGCCTTTACCTGGCGCAGACGAGCCATCAGCCCAGGCACCAGACCCAGGAGCGCCGCCTGAGCCGGCGGCAGGATCAGGCGCTGATCCACCAGGGTGATCTCTTTGTGCTGGAAGTAAAAGGGCAGGAGGGCTGCCACCAGCCAGAGGCCCGCCTGGGGATGGACGCTGGCCAGAAAAGCCAGGGCCAGGAGGCACAGGGCCAGCAGGGGCGGCCAGGTGGCCAGGTAGTAAGTCCCCAACACGCAGCCCCACAGCAGGAGCTGGAGCGATAACGGCCAGCCACCCAGTTGCCGTCGCCAGTCCGCCCAGGGGAGCAGGGCCGCTGCCGCCCATCCCCGCCAGAGCACCACGGCGAAGCCCGCCAGCAGGAGGCACCAGGGGATCCAGTCCAACAATGAAAACGAGGGGGAAGGCGAAGCGACTGCTACGGCCGCGTTTCGGGCCTGGGCGGCCTGGCCCAAGGTCCGGGCCAGGGTCGGCGTCAGGGCAAAGCCCCAGGCCGGATCTGTCTGAGGGGTGGCTGGCCGTTCCAGGGCCCAGCCCATGGCGACCAGCCACGGCCAGCGGCTGGCCGCCAGCTCCACCGCCCGGGCGGCAAATTCCTCCTGGAGCTCTGGCCGCACGGTGCCCCACAGGGAGTCGGTACGGCGGTTCCAGCCGAAGCGTATCGCCCAGATGGGGGTGGTGCCGTCGCCCGCGGCCTGCATGGCCCGGCGGATCAGGGCCACACGCTGGAAGTTCAGCACATCCAACCGCTGGCGAGGATCCTCTGGCGTATGGCCAAAGCCGAAGGGCTGGACTGCCACCGCGTCGAAGGAGGGGGCCGCGCCCGCAGCATAGAGGCGCTGGAGGAAGTAGATCTCGTCCACGGCCGTGTGACCCCGATCCTGGGTCGGGGCCAGGGCTGCGGTCAAGATCACCGCGTCCGGGTCCTGGGCCCGGATGGCCTGGGCCGCGGCCTGGAGCAGGTAGGCGTAGGCGACCGGCTCGATGTGGCGATTGCCCCAGTGGGGCGCGATGTTGGGTTCGTCCCAGATCTGATAGTAGCGGACCTGGTCGCCGTAGCGCCGGGCAAAGGCACCGGCAAACGCGGCCAGGGTGGCCGGATCCTCGGGGGGGGCCAGAGGGTTGTCGTGGATGCCCTGATCCGTGGGGCTGCGCGACCAGGCCGGGCTGCCATCCAGGACGACCACCGGCACCAGGCCGGCCTGGCGGATGGACTGGAGGATGGCGTCGCTTTCCTGCCACCGGTAACGTCCGGGCGCCGGCTCCATTTGCCCCCAGTCGAAACGTTGGCGCACCCAGCCGAAGCCGGCCTCCTGGAGCTCGGCCAACACCTGTTGCCGGGCCTGGGCGTTGTACTGCTCCAGCGCGACGGTGACGCCCAGGAAGGGCGGCGCTGCTTCCGTGGCAACGGCAGGAGTGTCCAGGCCCCAGCCGGCCTCCTGCATCGTCCGGCGTTCCAGGCCGGCCAGCAGTACCAGGTGGCAGAAAATGCTGAAGAGCAACGCCAGACGGAGCGCGGCCAGGCCCCGCCGGAGCCGGGCGCTCAGGGCTCCCTGGCCTGGCCGAGGGCTACCCACCGTGGCCGCGGATGGCGTCTTCAAGGGAGCTGCGGAGTCGCTCCATCCGTTGCTGGTGCGCCCGATACTGGGAGACCTTGGCGGCGTATCGGGGCTCATCCCCCTGTTGCTCCAGATGCCGGAGCTGGTACAGGAGGCTGCGGCATTCTTCCACGGACTCCTCCCAGCTGCGGGCGATGAAGCGCAGCTGGCCGGGCAGCCGGGTCAGGTCCAGGCCGGCCACCAGCTCGGCCAGCCAGGCCTCTTCCTGGCTGAGATCCAGGTGGACAGGAGCGGGGTGGGGTCTGGCCATGCTTGGTCTGGCGGTGGATGCGCTGCCGACGCTTCCCCGGGGCAGGCGCAGGATGCGCCCATCTTCGGCGTTCAGCCAGAGGATGGGGGTGCCGTAGCTGAAAGTGTGGGGCGCCAGCATGTAAAGGGTGCTGCGGGCGCCGGCCACAGCCATGTCGATGGCGCCAGGACAGGGCCCGTTGAGCAGTTCGTCAAACAAGTGGCGGGCAAAGTCCACTGCCACCTCGTCTGGGATCGGGTACTGCATGGCGATGACCGCGGGGACACCGGCCTGGAGGAGCTGGCTGCCCACGCTGGTGAAACGGGCCTGGGCGGAACCCTGGCCGGCCAGGCAGGCGTTGAGGAAGACCAGCTTCACCGATGTGGCCCGTTCCAGGGTGACCCGCAGGCTTTCACTGGTGGCCAGATGGGGGACGTCCTGCTGCCAGAGGAGGATGCCATCGGGTTCGCCGTGGCTGGCCACGTAGAGGATGTCCGGCCGATGGGTCTGCAGGGCCTGGTGGAGTTCCAGAATGCCGAAGCGGCCCTCCAGGGTAGTGACTTGCATCTGAGCCGGCCCCAGCCGCTCCGCCATCTGCCGGACGAGCTGGATCTCCGCCTGGGCCGCCATGAGGCCGGTGGGATCTTCTGGCGCAGCCAGGAGCAGGTGCAGGGGGAGGCTCGCCTGGATCTCCCGGGAGGGCCCCACGTGTTGGAACAGATTTTCCACCCGTACCAGGGGCGTCCGCCCGCTGGCGCCGAAGGCCATGTTGCGGTCGGGGTCGTAGAGGCTTTCCCAGGGAAGGGCGGCCACGGCCGGGGGGTATAGGGCCAGGCGCAGGCGCACGCCCTCTGCCTGGCCTGTCTCCAGGTCCGAACGAGCTCGAATCCAGAGATCGCGCACCTGATCCCGGAAAAGGTCCTGGAAGATTTGGCTGCCCACGTGGCGGATGAAGGCCGTGCCGGGCGCTTCATCCACCTGGCCCAGCCGTCGACACTGCTCCTGCCAGGCCTCCTGGGTGAGATCCAGGGCAAAGGCGCCTTCCGCGGTGCGTTGCCGGTAGCTGGCCGTGACCGAGTAGGGGGCTGCCGACCCGCGAATGGTGATGTCAAAATTGAGCAACTGACACACGGATTCCGAGTTCTGACTTTCCATGGTGTACAATGGTGCCGCTATGAGAATCCCTGACACCTCGACCGATGTGCGTGCGGCCTTGGGCCGGTGGACAAGTGCAACAGAGCAGGCTCTTCAGCTGGGCGTGGCCTGGGCAGAGGCCGTCTGGATCCGCTGGCGGGTTCGAGTGCGCCAGGGACAGCGGACGGGCGATTAC harbors:
- a CDS encoding O-antigen ligase family protein, which encodes MKTPSAATVGSPRPGQGALSARLRRGLAALRLALLFSIFCHLVLLAGLERRTMQEAGWGLDTPAVATEAAPPFLGVTVALEQYNAQARQQVLAELQEAGFGWVRQRFDWGQMEPAPGRYRWQESDAILQSIRQAGLVPVVVLDGSPAWSRSPTDQGIHDNPLAPPEDPATLAAFAGAFARRYGDQVRYYQIWDEPNIAPHWGNRHIEPVAYAYLLQAAAQAIRAQDPDAVILTAALAPTQDRGHTAVDEIYFLQRLYAAGAAPSFDAVAVQPFGFGHTPEDPRQRLDVLNFQRVALIRRAMQAAGDGTTPIWAIRFGWNRRTDSLWGTVRPELQEEFAARAVELAASRWPWLVAMGWALERPATPQTDPAWGFALTPTLARTLGQAAQARNAAVAVASPSPSFSLLDWIPWCLLLAGFAVVLWRGWAAAALLPWADWRRQLGGWPLSLQLLLWGCVLGTYYLATWPPLLALCLLALAFLASVHPQAGLWLVAALLPFYFQHKEITLVDQRLILPPAQAALLGLVPGLMARLRQVKAWPLDRWDGLALAWLGINLAASLNVWHWAAYGRGLWDLALMPLAGFWAVRLLATTPRERHRMALALFGGGLLAALVGLGSWLAGGGTTADGVRRLVGATFSPNHTALYLVRTLFLGLGLAWTWQSGWRRVGGWLASAMVAVALALTASRGAILLGIPAGLATLAWLGRSAWLRSGLGGGKRWMGAALLATLLALAAFPLAQRLGNSATVAERLLVWQRTLRLWQDVPWLGVGPGGFFWRFPAYLAGASGVDPNLRHPHNLWLELAAFWGVAGLLWFGVAGLFLVRATRAGNGLSGAPGHRLSPAVASGLLAGLMAALAHAQVDAFMALADLAAWNWLALALLVPPWPVCPRESR
- a CDS encoding CHAT domain-containing protein; translation: MLNFDITIRGSAAPYSVTASYRQRTAEGAFALDLTQEAWQEQCRRLGQVDEAPGTAFIRHVGSQIFQDLFRDQVRDLWIRARSDLETGQAEGVRLRLALYPPAVAALPWESLYDPDRNMAFGASGRTPLVRVENLFQHVGPSREIQASLPLHLLLAAPEDPTGLMAAQAEIQLVRQMAERLGPAQMQVTTLEGRFGILELHQALQTHRPDILYVASHGEPDGILLWQQDVPHLATSESLRVTLERATSVKLVFLNACLAGQGSAQARFTSVGSQLLQAGVPAVIAMQYPIPDEVAVDFARHLFDELLNGPCPGAIDMAVAGARSTLYMLAPHTFSYGTPILWLNAEDGRILRLPRGSVGSASTARPSMARPHPAPVHLDLSQEEAWLAELVAGLDLTRLPGQLRFIARSWEESVEECRSLLYQLRHLEQQGDEPRYAAKVSQYRAHQQRMERLRSSLEDAIRGHGG
- a CDS encoding UDP-N-acetylmuramoyl-L-alanyl-D-glutamate--2,6-diaminopimelate ligase, whose translation is MKLEAHPESSPTAQRATMTLAQLLAHLPDAQLHVPADAATVRIQAVTHDSRAVEPGTLFVAVRGETLDGHRFLPDACARGAVAGLGTRSPAELQAEGVDLPADFPYVQVANSREALATCAAVLHDFPSRRLTVIGVTGTDGKTTTCTLLESILRAATREEGDPAGRVGVITTVAARIRGQESDTGLHVTTPDAPAVQHYLAQMVQAGCRYAVVESTSHGLDQGRVSAVDFDVAAVTNITHEHLDYHRTREAYVQAKARLFRFLYLSPPKPGVPRCAVLNADDPGSFAALQSVLAMEAERRGFTVPVRTYGLAGQGSGHPDVTAADLQVEPAQTRFQLHWWGGAFPVETRLIGEFNVYNILCAATVALALEVPVPAIQAGIAELSGVTGRMERIDRGQPFLAIVDFAHSPASLERALRVLRQLLEQRASGAPAGRLIAVFGSAGLRDREKRRLMGQVSGRLADFTVITAEDPRTEDLDAINRAIAEGVREYAPETAFAIVPDRAEAIQFAVDMARPGDIVAAFGKGHERSMCFGTTEYPWSDQEAMAAALERAMGRRPAG